Proteins encoded within one genomic window of Setaria italica strain Yugu1 chromosome IV, Setaria_italica_v2.0, whole genome shotgun sequence:
- the LOC101756219 gene encoding protein trichome birefringence-like 24, whose translation MGMEWPLAPAQQRKAVAGGGGPALKLLLFVILTGLALRLLAGPAANLLLPIASPDEATRLVAAPGRGIPGGGATPPSETDASIFAMTGSGPLIAPDKKEGSLGENCNIFHGEWVPHSSGPAYTNASCRFIESPQNCMTNGRPDTDYLYWRWKPFGCDVPPFDGKKFLDSMRGKHWALIGDSILRNHIQSLLCLVSKVEDATEVYHDDTFKSRRWHFPSHNFTVSLIWAPFLVKAKIFEDDDGVSTADLQLHLDVLETNWTSRWQSFDYVVISTGQWFFKTAVYLENGAEIGCHSCQNKNLEEMSPEYSFRKALSTAFQFITSSPHKPVVFYRTWAPSHFENGEWFSGGTCNRTSPFKPGEAGDRESDNKMWTIEREEFDKVVANKGPNDSADHLKLLDTFELSLLRPDGHSGPYRTYHPYKTGMAAKVQNDCLHWCLPGPIDAWNDIIMQMLAKD comes from the exons ATGGGGATGGAGTGGCCGCTTGCGCCGGCGCAGCAGAGgaaggcggtggccggcggcggcgggccggcgctGAAGCTGCTGCTGTTTGTGATCCTCACGGGCCTCGCGCTCCGGCTGCTCGCCGGCCCCGCGGCAAACCTCCTGCTGCCCATCGCCTCGCCGGATGAGGCCACGCGCCTcgtggcggcgccggggaggggaattcccggcggcggcgcgacaccTCCCTCCG AAACGGATGCTTCGATTTTTGCTATGACCGGTTCGGGACCTCTAATAGCTCCAGACAAGAAGGAAGGTTCCCTAGGAG AAAATTGTAATATTTTCCATGGAGAGTGGGTTCCTCATTCATCAGGGCCAGCTTATACTAATGCAAGCTGCCGCTTCATTGAGTCTCCTCAGAACTGTATGACAAATGGAAGGCCTGACACTGATTATCTCTATTGGAGATGGAAGCCATTCGGTTGTGACGTACCACCATTTGACGGCAAGAAGTTTTTGGATAGCATGCGGGGCAAGCATTGGGCACTTATTGGTGACTCAATCCTTCGCAATCACATCCAATCATTGCTTTGTCTTGTTTCTAAG GTCGAAGACGCTACTGAGGTCTACCATGATGATACATTCAAATCCAGAAGATGGCACTTCCCTTCACACAACTTCACGGTCTCTCTTATCTGGGCACCATTCCTAGTCAAAGCCAAAATATTTGAGGATGACGATGGAGTTTCGACTGCCGATCTCCAGCTGCACCTTGACGTTCTCGAGACAAATTGGACGAGTCGGTGGCAGAGCTTTGACTATGTCGTGATATCCACAGGCCAGTGGTTCTTCAAAACTGCAGTCTACTTGGAGAATGGAGCTGAGATCGGCTGCCACTCCTGCCAGAACAAGAACCTGGAAGAGATGTCCCCAGAGTACTCCTTTCGCAAGGCGCTCAGCACAGCCTTCCAGTTCATCACATCCTCACCTCACAAGCCGGTGGTCTTCTACAGGACGTGGGCGCCTTCACATTTTGAGAACGGCGAGTGGTTCAGCGGCGGGACTTGCAACAGGACGTCGCCGTTCAAGCCGGGGGAGGCCGGTGACAGGGAATCGGACAATAAGATGTGGACGATCGAGAGGGAAGAGTTTGACAAGGTGGTGGCGAACAAAGGGCCTAATGACAGTGCTGATCATCTGAAACTGCTCGACACATTTGAGCTCTCGCTGCTGAGGCCTGATGGGCACTCTGGGCCTTATAGAACATACCATCCTTATAAGACGGGCATGGCAGCCAAAGTCCAAAATGACTGCCTGCACTGGTGCTTGCCCGGCCCTATCGATGCGTGGAACGACATCATCATGCAGATGCTGGCAAAGGACTGA